Proteins encoded together in one Amblyomma americanum isolate KBUSLIRL-KWMA chromosome 1, ASM5285725v1, whole genome shotgun sequence window:
- the LOC144113475 gene encoding uncharacterized protein LOC144113475, with product MNPKLLVMLGTLAVVNAGVPLLGGESTQHRAQDDYGNYQFSYDIVDPLGATNGRWEVGDAYGNKRGGYTITDIDGRQRRVEYVADAYGFRVIVNTNEPGTAASAPASAVYNSPYVNVIRGLALARPVVAAAASAAVPVASVHAPYVKRVRKVFKVPVLQAPAAAVPPVVLAAPPLGGQYPGYAPSIHGQFGKRIGAARNFYNYY from the exons CTGCTCGTGATGCTTGGGACGCTTGCCGTGGTGAATGCTGGCGTTCCGCTGCTGGGTGGTGAAAGCACACAGCACAGAGCTCAAGAC GACTACGGCAACTACCAGTTCAGCTACGACATCGTCGACCCGCTGGGTGCCACCAATGGCCGCTGGGAGGTGGGAGACGCGTACGGCAACAAGCGGGGCGGCTACACCATCACCGACATCGACGGTCGCCAGCGGCGCGTCGAGTACGTGGCCGACGCGTACGGCTTCCGCGTCATCGTCAACACCAACGAGCCCGGCACGGCGGCCAGCGCGCCGGCCAGCGCCGTCTACAACTCGCCCTACGTGAACGTCATCCGAGGCCTGGCGCTGGCCAGGCCCGTGGTCGCCGCCGCTGCCTCGGCCGCCGTGCCTGTGGCCAGCGTGCACGCGCCCTATGTCAAGCGCGTGCGCAAGGTGTTCAAGGTGCCCGTGCTGCAGGCCCCCGCGGCGGCCGTGCCGCCCGTCGTGCTGGCCGCGCCGCCGCTGGGCGGACAGTACCCGGGATACGCGCCCTCTATCCACGGTCAGTTCGGCAAGCGCATCGGCGCTGCGCGGAACTTCTACAACTACTACTGA